CTAAACTCTGGAATGGTTGATGATTATATTTTACGTCGGCATGGAAAACAAAAAATCGATTATTTCTTTGATGAATTAAAAGACGTCCTAGAAGAAACCTACGGAGTTATTGTTTACCAAGAACAGGTTATGAAAATTGCTTCAGTCATTGGTGGATATTCTCTTGGAGAAGCTGATATTTTGCGTAGGGCAATGGGTAAGAAAAAAGCTGACGTCATGGCAGAGCAAAAAAAATTATTCGTTGAGCGCGCAGACGGCAAGGGATTTAATCATAAAAAATCAGATGCACTTTTTGAACTCATGGCTTACTTTGCTGGATATGGTTTTAACAAATCTCACTCGGCAGCATACGCACTTATTGCCTATCAAACAGCTTACTTAAAGGCTAACTACCCATGCGAATTTGCATCCTGTTTAATTTCTTTAGAATCTGGCAATGCTGAAAAAATGGCTTTCTATTTAAAAGAAGCTCGCGACATGGGAATCGATCTGTTACCCCCAAGCATAAATAATTCTCAAGTGGATTTTTCTATCGTTGGTGACAAAATTTTATTTGGCCTGCAAGGTATTAAAAATATCGGCTTAGCCTCTTTGCAAAATATTATTGCGCAAAGAGAAAAGTCTGGACCATTTAAAGATATTTTAAACTTGTGTGAAAGAATTGATCTAAGAACCTCAAACAAAAGAGTTTTAGAGAATTTAATTAGTGCTGGTGCGCTCGATGAGCTTTCAGGTAACAGAGCACAAAAATTTAACGAACTTGCACATATTATCGAAGAAGCCTTAGAAATAAAAGAACATAAACTGACTGGTCAAATGCAGCTTTTTGGATCGAGTAAATCTACAACAGAGCAAGGACAAGCTTACAGTTTTGCCGCAAAACCAGAATGGTCAAACAAAGAAAAGCTCGAAAAAGAAAAAGAAGTTTTGGGTTTTTATATTAGCTCGCACCCTTTGCAAACGCATGAAAAGCAACTTGACTGGATTCCAACAAAAACCATTAATGAGATCTTAGAGCAACTCAAAACCATGCCTGCAAATGTAGAGCAAGAGCCAACGGTTATCACATGCGGACTTTTAATCCAAAAGAAAATAATATCAACAAAAAAAGGTGATAAAATGGCTTTTGTTCAAATCGAAGATTTACACAATCACGCTGAAATCATTATTTTCCCACGACTTTTTAAAGTAATTGAACCATGGTTGCAAGATTATTCTATTTTTGTAGTCAAAGGCTCTTTGGATATTGCTGCGCAATCAACATGCAAAATTAAAGCAAATCAAATGGTTCCACTAGAACTCATATTTCAAGAGTGGGATAAAATCAATCAAGTGACTTTGCAACTTCCTGATGATGCTACGCTTGCCCACATTGAAATGATCAAAAAAATAGAAGGAGGAAAAATCCCCCTTCGTATGCAATATCAAGAAAATGGCAAAACTATTAAAATCACGACCAAAAAAATGATTTCTTTAAATCTTGATTTAGTTTCACAGCTTGAAGATATTAATATTTCTGGAACTCTCGATTTGTAATTTTACTGCTTACCAGTCAAAGCTCTCAGCATCCATGCTGTTTTTTCATGTTGTTCAATTAAATCTTCTAAAAATTTTCGAGTGCCATAATCTTTTGATTTTTCCAGATGAGTAATTCCATCTCGGAGTTGCTCAATTAAACTTTCATACTGTTTCAAAAGATTAACCACCATTTTTTTAGGTTCTGGTAATTTACCCGTATCTTCTTTTAAAGGCGAAATGCTTAAAATCTCTTTCATAGAGCCAGCAGCTTGACCGCCGATAGCACGAACGCGTTCTGCAAGTTTATCCATATCCGCAAAAAGCACGTTGTACTGTTTATCAAATAATAAATGGTAATCATGGAACTCAGGACCTACTAAATTCCAATGATAATTTAATGTTTGAATGAGCATTACGGCTTCACTTGCGAGCAGCTTATTAAGCATAATTTCGCTTATTTTTTGATCAGCTTTATTTAACATATCATCTCCTGATTTTACCACTTCTATATTTTGATTTTTATTATCATCTCTTCTTTTTTTATCAAATCTAGAGTCTAAAGGCATGCTTATAAAAACAATGCCTAAAATAATTCCTCGTGAAATATTTGAATTCTTCATGATCTCCTTTTTTAAAATGAATAAATTCTTTAAAAGTTAGTTTCTAAATACTTTATAGCTTTTAAGTACTCTGGATTATCTAATGCTTTTAAGTCGGCTAAAAATCTTTGTAAGTCCATGCATTCAGACTGGCTAGCATCGACACAATGCATCATTCCTTGATTACCAGTTACAAAAGATGAAGGCTCTGAAATATCTGAGGCAATGCTTAAAGACTCTTTAAATAAATCAAGAGTTTGATATGTGTAGCTAGAAATATCTATATTTTGCTCGTCGTACAATAAAATAGCTCGAACAAAGCGGGCACTCAAGCGAGCTTGCATTGTTTTCGAGCTTTCTAAAAGATATCGCTGAAATAAATGATCCAGATGAGAAATATTTTCTTTTTTTAAACAAACC
The sequence above is a segment of the Candidatus Dependentiae bacterium genome. Coding sequences within it:
- a CDS encoding DNA starvation/stationary phase protection protein yields the protein MKNSNISRGIILGIVFISMPLDSRFDKKRRDDNKNQNIEVVKSGDDMLNKADQKISEIMLNKLLASEAVMLIQTLNYHWNLVGPEFHDYHLLFDKQYNVLFADMDKLAERVRAIGGQAAGSMKEILSISPLKEDTGKLPEPKKMVVNLLKQYESLIEQLRDGITHLEKSKDYGTRKFLEDLIEQHEKTAWMLRALTGKQ